The Deinococcus apachensis DSM 19763 genome includes a region encoding these proteins:
- a CDS encoding ATP-binding protein, with protein sequence MPEAPTWRLRVLGPPRLVSPSGRVSPCERKTAALLAYLALEGPTPRLRMAGLLWPDTPASAARNNLVHVLGRARKQCGAELVGPGPDLRLHGVTCDAADLLRGEPVEEDGEFLAGVDLGDTPDLWDWLTATRERVETARTAAALGRIARLEQAGQVSEALALTLHFLTRDPLREDAWRTLMRLHVLNGDRAAALDAYRRCKEVLRRELGVSPSPDTRALAEAVDAGRLPSTPSRSRLPLSVLRPPRLVGREDAWARMEEAWGRGQIIHLLGDPGQGKSRLALDFAHAHGRVLSMNGRPGDGPVPYIGSARNIRQILRLHPDLPLEPWVRASLAPLVPELAPAGTDAPTQPAPLTTPLLAAIQHVFELGLREVETFIVDDMHCSDPATLEAGYVLFSSVFPLGQPGGIPRLITCSRRGELSPEGEAMIEGQVAAGVAIRIELEPLGEEAVGALVGSLEVPELGPRLDDLRAFTGGNPQWLLETVRHLIETGGAGNRRLPLPPGVHEVLAQRVGRLSKSALQAARAAAVLQQDFTLELVAEVLHAPLLDVAESWAELEAAQIVEGERFSHDLVLEGILATIPESVRGLLHRASARTLVRHHGQPARVARHWLEGGDLAHAASWFVRAAEQAGDNQRPHEAEGFYTQAADLFARLGQDEQARALHARRGETRDEVVR encoded by the coding sequence ATGCCAGAGGCTCCCACATGGCGGCTGCGGGTGCTCGGCCCCCCCCGGCTCGTCTCCCCCTCGGGCCGCGTGTCGCCCTGCGAGCGCAAAACTGCCGCCCTGCTGGCGTACCTCGCCCTGGAGGGGCCCACTCCCCGCCTGCGGATGGCGGGTCTGCTGTGGCCGGACACCCCCGCAAGCGCGGCGCGCAACAACCTGGTTCACGTGCTTGGGCGTGCCCGGAAGCAGTGCGGGGCGGAGCTGGTGGGGCCCGGCCCGGACCTCCGGCTGCACGGCGTCACGTGCGACGCCGCCGACCTCCTGCGGGGCGAGCCGGTGGAGGAGGACGGGGAGTTCCTGGCGGGCGTCGACCTGGGGGACACGCCCGACCTGTGGGACTGGCTGACGGCGACCCGGGAGCGGGTGGAGACCGCTCGGACCGCCGCCGCCCTGGGCCGGATCGCGCGCCTGGAGCAGGCTGGGCAGGTCAGCGAGGCCCTCGCGCTCACGCTGCACTTCCTGACCCGTGACCCGCTGCGGGAGGATGCCTGGCGCACCCTGATGCGCCTGCACGTCCTCAACGGGGACCGCGCCGCCGCGCTGGACGCCTATCGCCGCTGCAAGGAGGTGCTGCGGCGCGAACTCGGCGTGTCCCCCTCGCCGGACACCCGGGCGCTGGCGGAGGCAGTGGACGCGGGACGGCTGCCCTCCACCCCCAGCCGCTCGCGCCTTCCGCTCAGCGTGCTGCGCCCGCCCCGGCTCGTGGGCCGGGAGGACGCCTGGGCCCGCATGGAGGAGGCGTGGGGGCGCGGCCAGATCATCCACCTCCTGGGTGATCCCGGGCAGGGCAAATCCCGCCTGGCGCTGGATTTCGCCCACGCCCACGGCCGGGTGCTGTCCATGAACGGCCGGCCCGGCGACGGACCGGTCCCGTACATCGGCTCGGCCCGCAACATCCGCCAGATCCTGCGCCTGCACCCGGACCTGCCGCTGGAACCCTGGGTGCGTGCGTCCCTCGCCCCGCTGGTGCCCGAGCTGGCCCCCGCGGGGACGGACGCGCCGACCCAGCCCGCCCCCCTCACCACCCCCCTGCTGGCCGCGATCCAGCACGTGTTCGAACTCGGCCTGCGCGAGGTCGAGACCTTCATCGTGGACGATATGCACTGCAGCGACCCCGCTACCCTGGAGGCCGGGTACGTGCTGTTCTCGTCGGTCTTTCCCCTGGGACAGCCGGGCGGCATTCCCCGCCTCATCACCTGTTCCCGGCGCGGGGAACTCTCTCCCGAGGGGGAGGCGATGATCGAGGGGCAGGTCGCCGCCGGAGTCGCCATCCGCATCGAGCTGGAGCCGCTGGGCGAGGAGGCGGTGGGCGCGCTCGTCGGCAGCCTGGAGGTGCCGGAGTTGGGTCCACGGCTGGACGACCTGCGGGCATTCACGGGGGGGAATCCGCAGTGGTTACTGGAGACCGTGCGCCACCTCATCGAGACGGGGGGCGCGGGGAACAGGCGCCTCCCGCTACCCCCCGGGGTGCATGAGGTGCTCGCGCAGCGCGTGGGGCGGCTCTCCAAATCGGCGCTCCAGGCGGCCCGGGCGGCGGCGGTCTTGCAGCAGGACTTCACCCTGGAACTCGTGGCCGAGGTGCTGCACGCCCCCCTCCTCGACGTGGCCGAGAGCTGGGCGGAGTTGGAGGCCGCGCAGATCGTGGAGGGGGAGCGCTTCAGCCACGACCTCGTCCTCGAAGGGATTCTGGCGACCATCCCGGAGTCCGTCCGCGGGCTCCTGCACCGGGCGAGCGCGAGGACCCTGGTGCGGCACCACGGCCAACCCGCCCGGGTCGCCCGGCACTGGCTGGAGGGCGGGGACCTCGCCCACGCGGCAAGCTGGTTCGTGCGGGCCGCCGAACAGGCCGGGGACAACCAGCGCCCCCATGAGGCCGAAGGGTTCTATACCCAGGCGGCCGACCTGTTCGCGCGGCTTGGGCAGGACGAGCAGGCGCGGGCCCTGCACGCTAGGCGGGGCGAGACCCGGGACGAAGTCGTTCGGTAG